The following DNA comes from Dehalococcoidales bacterium.
CGATACCAGGCTGTCCCTGCCCTTGAACTCCCGAGCCGCCAGCTTGTAAGGCTTCATGATGCGGGTGACACTTTCGACCTCGGGAAGCACGGCGAAAACATCCGTGGAAATCTGCCCGGTGGTGCTCCCCAGAATGGCAACCACCGTCCTGTCCGTACCGAGATTCAACTGGACTTCCAGACCCAACGACTCAGCCCTCTTAACAACGTTATCCACCGCTTCCCGGCTGGCACCCTTTTCCATTCCAATTATCATCGAACCCTATCCCGTCTCCTTCTCCATTACACAATCAAGATTATGCCAGACTGCGTTCCCTTTCTCAACCTCAGCACCTATATCTTCTCCCCGAGCCCACGACCAACACTGAACGCATCCGCAATTATGTCGCCAAGAGCCTGGTACTGCTGTGCTGGCGACGTAACGTAGGCAAACGGCCGAATCCTGGTCACATCCGGTTTACCATCGGTAAGGCAGTCCTCGGAAACGTGGGTCTCTTCGATTCTGCCGACAACCAGCAAATTGCTTCCCATGTCCATAATGTGCACCACACGGCACTCCAGGTTAACGGGGCATTGCTCGATGAGCGGGGCGGCTTCCAGCTTGCCGTAGAACACACGAAAGCCGCAGACAGAGACCTTATCAACCCTGGAACCGGAGACAGTACCGCAGTAATCCACCTCCTTTACCATGTCGACCGATGGTATGTTCACCGAAAACACCATGTTCTCACGGATACCCTTGAAGGTGTACCTCTTAGAGACTATCGCCACGGAAACCATCGGCGGTGAACCGTTGACAATTCCACCCCAGGCAACTGCCATGAAGTTCGGTTTCCCGCCGACATTTGCTCCTACCAGAAACACCGGCATGGGATAGACCAGCGTCTCCGGGCCAAGCTGCACCTTTGCCATAGTATCCCTCCTCTTATCCGGGCAAAGTATCAGTGCTTCACCCCGGTAGAATTGTAGCCTTTTACCGGAGAGGATAGCAAAGAAAGCGCCTCTCAGAAGAGGCGCCGCTTCTGGAGAAGGTGCGCCCCTGTTTTTGTGATATATAATATGGTGTCCTGCGCCTGATGGTGTGTCAGACCCCAACTCTGACAGGCTGTACCCCCCAATGGCAAATGGTATCACGCCGTGCCTGACACCATGTCTGGAAACAGCCACCTATGCCG
Coding sequences within:
- a CDS encoding flavin reductase family protein, translating into MAKVQLGPETLVYPMPVFLVGANVGGKPNFMAVAWGGIVNGSPPMVSVAIVSKRYTFKGIRENMVFSVNIPSVDMVKEVDYCGTVSGSRVDKVSVCGFRVFYGKLEAAPLIEQCPVNLECRVVHIMDMGSNLLVVGRIEETHVSEDCLTDGKPDVTRIRPFAYVTSPAQQYQALGDIIADAFSVGRGLGEKI